A region from the Citrobacter koseri ATCC BAA-895 genome encodes:
- the caiB gene encoding L-carnitine CoA-transferase, which yields MNRLPMPTFGPLAGLRVVFSGIEIAGPFAGQMFAEWGAEVIWIENVAWADTIRVQPNYPQLSRRNLHALSLNIFKDEGREAFLKLMETTDIFIEASKGPAFARRGITDDVLWEHNPKLVIAHLSGFGQYGTEEYTNLPAYNTIAQAFSGYLIQNGDVDQPMPAFPYTADYFSGMTATTAALAALHRVRETGKGESIDVAMYEVMLRMGQYFMMDYFNGGEICPRMTKGKDPYYAGCGLYKCADGYIVMELVGITQINECFKDIGLAHILGTPEVPEGTQLIHRVECPYGPLVEEKLDAWLATRSIADVQARFAELNIACAKVLTIPELESNPQYVARESITEWHTMDGRTCKGPNIMPKFKNNPGKIWRGMPSHGMDTAAILKNIGYNEADIQELVSKGLAKVED from the coding sequence ATGAACCGTTTACCGATGCCCACTTTCGGGCCGCTCGCCGGATTGCGGGTCGTGTTCTCCGGGATTGAAATCGCCGGGCCGTTCGCCGGACAAATGTTCGCAGAGTGGGGCGCGGAAGTGATCTGGATTGAAAACGTCGCCTGGGCCGATACCATTCGCGTCCAGCCGAACTATCCGCAGCTTTCACGCCGAAACTTGCATGCCCTCTCCCTAAACATCTTCAAAGATGAAGGTCGGGAAGCGTTTCTGAAACTCATGGAAACCACTGACATCTTCATCGAAGCCAGCAAAGGCCCGGCGTTTGCCCGTCGCGGAATTACCGATGACGTGCTGTGGGAGCACAACCCTAAACTGGTGATCGCCCACCTTTCCGGTTTCGGCCAGTACGGCACGGAGGAGTACACCAACCTCCCGGCTTACAACACCATCGCCCAGGCCTTTAGCGGCTACCTGATTCAGAACGGCGATGTCGATCAACCCATGCCCGCGTTCCCGTATACGGCGGACTATTTTTCCGGGATGACCGCCACCACCGCCGCGCTGGCGGCTTTGCACAGAGTGCGTGAAACCGGCAAAGGCGAAAGCATTGATGTGGCGATGTATGAAGTGATGCTGCGCATGGGCCAGTACTTCATGATGGATTACTTCAACGGCGGCGAAATTTGCCCGCGCATGACCAAAGGCAAAGACCCCTACTACGCCGGATGCGGGCTGTATAAATGCGCAGACGGTTACATCGTGATGGAGCTGGTCGGCATTACGCAGATCAACGAGTGCTTTAAGGATATCGGCCTGGCGCACATTCTGGGTACGCCAGAGGTGCCGGAAGGCACCCAGCTTATCCATCGCGTTGAGTGCCCTTACGGGCCGTTAGTCGAGGAAAAACTGGATGCGTGGCTGGCGACCCGTTCCATCGCCGACGTGCAGGCGCGTTTCGCCGAGCTGAATATCGCCTGCGCGAAAGTGCTGACCATTCCAGAACTGGAAAGCAACCCGCAGTACGTCGCCCGCGAATCCATTACCGAGTGGCACACGATGGATGGCCGCACCTGTAAAGGGCCAAACATCATGCCGAAATTCAAAAACAACCCAGGGAAAATCTGGCGTGGCATGCCGTCGCATGGCATGGACACCGCCGCCATTCTAAAAAACATCGGTTACAACGAAGCAGATATACAGGAACTGGTCAGCAAGGGTCTGGCCAAAGTTGAGGATTAA
- the caiT gene encoding L-carnitine/gamma-butyrobetaine antiporter — protein sequence MKNEKRKSGIEPKVFFPPLIIVGILCWLTVRDLDAANIVINAVFSYVTNIWGWAFEWYMVVMLFGWFWLVFGPYAKKRLGDEPPEFSTASWIFMMFASCTSAAVLFWGSIEIYYYISTPPFALAPGSNGAKEIGLAYSLFHWGPLPWATYSFLSVAFAYFFFVRKMDVIRPSSTLVPLVGEKHAKGLFGTIVDNFYLVALIFAMGTSLGLATPLVTECMQYLFGIPHTLELDAIIITCWIVLNAICVACGLQKGVKIASDVRSYLSFLMLGWVFIVSGASFIMNYFTDSVGMLLMYLPRMLFYTDAIGKGGFPQGWTVFYWAWWVIYAIQMSIFLARISRGRTVRELCFGMVLGLTASTWILWTVLGSNTLLLMDKNILNIPQLIEQHGVARAIIETWAALPFSTATMWGFFILCFIATVTLINACSYTLAMSTCREVRDGEEPPLLVRIGWSVLVGVIGIVLLALGGLKPIQTAIIAGGCPLFFVNIMVTLSFIKDAKVHWKDK from the coding sequence ATGAAAAATGAAAAGAGAAAGTCCGGGATTGAACCTAAGGTTTTTTTCCCGCCGTTAATAATTGTAGGGATACTTTGTTGGCTAACCGTCAGAGATCTCGACGCTGCGAATATTGTTATTAATGCCGTCTTCAGTTATGTCACAAATATCTGGGGTTGGGCATTTGAATGGTACATGGTGGTGATGCTTTTTGGCTGGTTCTGGCTGGTCTTCGGCCCTTACGCTAAAAAAAGATTAGGTGATGAACCGCCGGAATTCAGCACCGCCAGCTGGATTTTCATGATGTTCGCCTCCTGCACTTCCGCCGCCGTGCTGTTCTGGGGCTCAATCGAAATTTATTATTACATCTCGACGCCGCCCTTTGCTCTGGCACCTGGCTCCAACGGCGCCAAAGAGATCGGCCTCGCCTACAGCCTGTTTCACTGGGGGCCGTTACCGTGGGCGACTTACAGCTTCCTCTCCGTCGCGTTCGCCTACTTCTTTTTTGTTCGCAAAATGGACGTGATTCGTCCCAGCTCCACGCTGGTGCCTTTAGTGGGCGAGAAACACGCGAAAGGGTTATTCGGTACTATTGTCGATAACTTCTATCTGGTGGCGCTGATCTTCGCGATGGGCACCAGCCTCGGTCTGGCGACGCCGCTGGTGACAGAGTGTATGCAGTATCTGTTCGGCATCCCTCATACGCTGGAACTGGACGCCATCATCATTACCTGCTGGATCGTTCTGAACGCCATTTGCGTGGCCTGCGGCCTGCAAAAAGGGGTGAAAATCGCCAGTGACGTGCGTAGCTATCTCAGCTTCCTGATGCTCGGCTGGGTGTTTATCGTCAGCGGCGCCAGCTTCATCATGAACTACTTCACCGATTCCGTCGGTATGCTGTTGATGTATCTGCCACGCATGTTGTTCTACACCGATGCGATCGGCAAAGGCGGCTTCCCGCAGGGTTGGACCGTTTTCTACTGGGCATGGTGGGTCATTTATGCCATCCAGATGAGTATCTTCCTCGCGCGTATTTCCCGCGGCCGTACCGTGCGCGAACTGTGCTTTGGGATGGTGCTCGGCCTGACCGCCTCCACCTGGATTCTGTGGACCGTTCTTGGCAGCAACACCCTGCTGCTGATGGATAAAAATATCCTCAATATTCCACAACTGATCGAACAGCACGGCGTGGCGCGCGCCATCATCGAAACCTGGGCCGCACTGCCATTCAGCACGGCTACGATGTGGGGATTCTTCATCCTCTGCTTTATCGCTACCGTCACGCTGATTAACGCCTGCTCCTACACGCTGGCCATGTCCACCTGCCGCGAAGTGCGCGACGGTGAAGAGCCGCCGCTGCTGGTACGTATCGGCTGGTCGGTGCTGGTTGGCGTTATCGGCATCGTCCTGTTAGCGCTCGGCGGGTTAAAACCCATTCAAACCGCGATTATCGCCGGAGGATGCCCGCTGTTCTTCGTCAACATCATGGTAACGCTCTCCTTTATCAAAGACGCCAAAGTGCACTGGAAAGATAAATAA
- the caiF gene encoding carnitine metabolism transcriptional regulator CaiF codes for MSEKYVEKPLYLLIADWVMAENRWVSAKEIAKQFNMDYCKAINTVSYILSEVGEIECETRTIPNQLEGRGCQCQRLVRIKRIDAQLYARLGHSAQEKMVKAERTPRMPVPPAELNREQKWQMMLSKSMRR; via the coding sequence ATGAGTGAAAAATATGTTGAGAAACCACTTTATTTGTTAATTGCTGATTGGGTAATGGCAGAAAACCGGTGGGTGAGCGCCAAAGAGATCGCGAAGCAATTTAATATGGATTATTGCAAAGCGATTAATACGGTTTCGTATATTCTTTCTGAAGTGGGGGAAATAGAGTGCGAGACCAGGACGATCCCTAATCAGCTGGAAGGGCGAGGATGCCAGTGCCAACGCCTGGTGCGTATTAAGCGTATTGACGCGCAGCTCTATGCGCGTTTGGGTCATAGCGCGCAGGAGAAGATGGTAAAAGCGGAGAGAACCCCGCGAATGCCGGTTCCGCCCGCAGAGCTAAACCGTGAGCAGAAATGGCAGATGATGCTATCAAAAAGTATGCGTCGGTAA
- the caiD gene encoding crotonobetainyl-CoA hydratase yields MSESLHFTRHGPILEITLDRPKANAIDAKTSFEMGEVFLNFRDDPELRVAIITGGGEKFFSAGWDLKAAAEGEAPDADFGPGGFAGLTEIFDLDKPVIAAVNGYAFGGGFELALAADFIVCADNASFALPEAKLGIVPDSGGVLRLPKLLPPAIVNEMLMTGRRMDAEEALRWGIVNRVVSQQALMDSARELAQQLVNSAPLAIAALKEIYRATSEMPVEEGYRYIRSGALKHYPSVLHSEDAIEGPQAFAEKRDPVWKGR; encoded by the coding sequence ATGAGTGAATCATTACATTTTACCCGTCACGGCCCGATTCTGGAAATTACGCTGGATCGCCCGAAAGCGAATGCAATAGACGCAAAAACCAGTTTTGAGATGGGCGAAGTTTTTCTCAATTTCCGTGACGATCCCGAATTGCGTGTGGCGATCATCACCGGTGGCGGCGAAAAATTCTTCTCCGCAGGCTGGGATTTAAAAGCGGCGGCCGAAGGCGAAGCCCCGGACGCCGATTTTGGCCCCGGCGGGTTTGCCGGTTTAACCGAGATCTTTGACCTGGATAAACCGGTGATTGCCGCCGTTAACGGCTATGCCTTCGGCGGCGGGTTCGAACTGGCGCTGGCGGCGGATTTTATCGTCTGCGCCGATAACGCCAGTTTCGCGCTGCCTGAAGCAAAGCTCGGCATTGTGCCTGACAGCGGCGGCGTGCTGCGCCTGCCTAAGCTGTTGCCGCCTGCTATCGTCAACGAAATGCTGATGACCGGCAGACGAATGGACGCAGAAGAAGCCTTGCGCTGGGGAATTGTGAACCGGGTTGTCAGCCAACAAGCGTTAATGGACAGCGCCCGTGAACTGGCGCAACAGCTGGTGAACAGCGCGCCGTTGGCGATCGCCGCCCTCAAAGAGATCTACCGCGCAACCAGTGAAATGCCGGTGGAAGAAGGTTATCGCTACATTCGCAGCGGCGCATTGAAGCACTACCCGTCGGTACTGCACTCTGAAGATGCGATCGAAGGCCCGCAGGCGTTTGCCGAAAAACGCGATCCGGTCTGGAAAGGCCGCTAG
- the caiA gene encoding crotonobetainyl-CoA dehydrogenase, with amino-acid sequence MDFNLNDEQELFVAGIRELMASENWEAYFAECDRDSVYPERFVKALADMGIDSLLIPEEHGGLEAGFVTVAAVWMELGRLGAPTYVLYQLPGGFNTFLREGTQEQIDKIMAFQGTGKQMWNSAITEPGAGSDVGSLKTTYTRKNGKVYLNGSKCFITSSAYTPYIVVMARDGASPDKPIYTEWFVDMSKPGIKVNKLEKLGLRMDSCCEINFDDVELDEKDMFGREGNGFNRVKEEFDHERFLVALTNYGTAMCAFEDAARYANQRVQFGETIGRFQLIQEKFAHMAIKLNSMKNMLLEAAWKADNGTITSGDAAMCKYFCANAAFDVVDSAMQVLGGVGIAGNHRITRFWRDLRVDRVSGGSDEMQILTLGRAVLKQYR; translated from the coding sequence ATGGATTTTAATTTGAATGACGAGCAGGAACTGTTTGTCGCCGGTATTCGTGAACTGATGGCCAGTGAGAACTGGGAAGCCTACTTTGCCGAGTGCGATCGCGACAGCGTCTACCCGGAACGTTTTGTGAAAGCGCTGGCGGATATGGGCATCGACAGCCTGTTGATCCCGGAAGAACACGGCGGGCTGGAAGCCGGTTTCGTCACCGTTGCCGCCGTATGGATGGAACTGGGGCGTCTGGGCGCGCCAACTTACGTGTTGTACCAATTGCCGGGAGGTTTTAACACTTTCCTGCGTGAAGGGACCCAGGAACAAATTGATAAAATCATGGCGTTCCAGGGGACCGGCAAGCAGATGTGGAACTCGGCGATCACCGAACCGGGAGCGGGATCGGATGTTGGCAGTTTAAAAACTACCTATACCCGTAAAAATGGTAAGGTTTATCTTAACGGCAGCAAGTGTTTCATCACCAGTAGCGCCTACACCCCCTACATCGTGGTGATGGCACGGGACGGCGCCTCCCCGGACAAACCGATTTATACCGAATGGTTTGTCGATATGAGCAAACCCGGCATCAAGGTTAACAAACTTGAGAAGCTCGGCCTGCGCATGGACAGCTGCTGTGAAATCAATTTTGACGATGTTGAGCTGGACGAAAAAGACATGTTCGGCCGGGAAGGTAATGGCTTTAACCGCGTAAAAGAAGAGTTCGACCACGAACGTTTCCTGGTGGCTTTAACCAACTACGGTACGGCGATGTGCGCGTTCGAAGACGCCGCGCGTTACGCCAATCAGCGTGTGCAGTTTGGCGAGACGATCGGTCGCTTCCAGCTGATTCAGGAGAAGTTCGCGCATATGGCGATCAAATTAAACTCCATGAAAAACATGCTGCTGGAAGCCGCGTGGAAAGCGGATAACGGCACCATCACCTCGGGCGATGCCGCGATGTGTAAATACTTCTGCGCCAACGCCGCGTTTGACGTGGTAGACAGCGCCATGCAGGTATTGGGCGGCGTCGGGATTGCGGGCAACCACCGCATTACGCGTTTCTGGCGTGACCTGCGCGTTGACCGCGTCTCCGGCGGCTCTGACGAAATGCAGATCCTGACGCTCGGCCGCGCCGTGCTGAAGCAATACCGTTAA
- the caiC gene encoding crotonobetaine/carnitine-CoA ligase, whose translation MDIVGGQNLRQMWDDLAEVYGNKTALIFESSEGVVRQFSYASLNEEINRTANLFLASGIQKGDNVALHLDNCPEFFFCWFGLAKIGAIMVPINARLLREESAWILQNSRAQLIVTSAEFYPMYRQILLEDDTLLNHICLIGENAPVEDNVSHFSQLKDQQPATLCYAPPLSTDDTAEILFTSGTTSRPKGVVITHYNLRFAGYYSSWQCALREDDVYLTVMPAFHIDCQCTAAMAAFSAGSTFVLIEKYSARAFWGQVRKYRATVTECIPMMIRTLMVQPASPEERQHCLREVMFYLNLSVQEKDAFIARFGVRLLTSYGMTETIVGIIGDRPGDKRRWPSIGRPGFCYEADIRDEQNRSLPAGEIGEICIKGVPGKTIFKEYYARPEATAKALEANGWLHTGDSGYRDEEGFFYFVDRRCNMIKRGGENVSCIELENIISAHPKIQDIVVIGIHDSIRDEAIKAFVVLNEGETLTEEEFFAFCEQNMAKFKVPSFLEIRNDLPRNCSGKIIKKNLK comes from the coding sequence ATGGATATCGTTGGCGGACAAAACTTACGTCAGATGTGGGACGACCTGGCCGAGGTATACGGAAATAAAACGGCGCTTATTTTTGAATCCAGCGAAGGCGTTGTCCGGCAATTCAGCTACGCGTCGCTGAATGAAGAGATCAACCGCACGGCGAACCTTTTCCTCGCCTCAGGCATTCAGAAAGGCGATAACGTCGCGCTGCATCTGGATAACTGCCCGGAGTTCTTTTTCTGCTGGTTTGGTCTGGCCAAAATTGGCGCCATCATGGTGCCGATCAATGCCAGGCTCCTGCGCGAAGAGAGCGCCTGGATTTTACAAAACAGCCGCGCGCAGCTCATCGTCACCAGCGCTGAATTTTATCCGATGTATCGCCAGATACTGCTTGAGGACGATACCCTGCTCAATCATATCTGTCTGATTGGCGAAAATGCGCCCGTTGAAGATAACGTTAGCCATTTTTCTCAACTGAAAGACCAGCAGCCTGCCACATTGTGCTATGCGCCGCCGTTATCCACTGACGACACGGCGGAGATTCTGTTTACTTCTGGCACCACCTCGCGGCCCAAAGGCGTGGTCATTACCCATTACAACCTGCGTTTTGCGGGTTACTACTCCTCCTGGCAGTGTGCGCTGCGTGAAGATGACGTCTATCTGACGGTGATGCCCGCCTTTCATATTGACTGTCAGTGTACTGCGGCAATGGCGGCATTCTCCGCAGGCAGCACCTTTGTGCTGATCGAAAAATACAGCGCCCGCGCGTTCTGGGGACAGGTACGAAAGTATCGCGCCACCGTCACGGAATGTATTCCGATGATGATCAGGACGCTGATGGTGCAGCCCGCCTCCCCGGAAGAGAGGCAGCATTGTCTGCGCGAAGTGATGTTCTATCTCAACCTTTCCGTGCAGGAAAAAGACGCTTTTATTGCACGTTTCGGCGTCCGGCTGCTGACCTCTTACGGGATGACGGAAACCATTGTCGGCATTATTGGCGATCGTCCCGGCGATAAACGGCGCTGGCCATCTATTGGTCGCCCTGGATTTTGCTATGAGGCGGACATCCGCGATGAGCAGAACCGCTCGCTGCCCGCCGGAGAAATCGGTGAAATCTGTATTAAAGGCGTGCCGGGAAAAACCATCTTTAAAGAGTATTACGCCAGGCCGGAAGCCACCGCCAAAGCGCTGGAAGCCAACGGCTGGCTGCATACCGGTGATTCCGGCTATCGGGATGAGGAAGGATTTTTCTATTTCGTCGACAGGCGTTGCAACATGATTAAACGCGGCGGCGAAAATGTCTCCTGCATCGAACTGGAAAACATTATTTCGGCTCATCCCAAAATTCAGGACATCGTCGTTATTGGTATTCACGATTCGATCCGCGATGAAGCCATTAAAGCCTTTGTGGTGCTTAATGAAGGTGAAACATTAACGGAAGAGGAGTTTTTCGCTTTCTGTGAACAGAATATGGCGAAATTCAAAGTCCCCTCTTTTCTTGAGATAAGAAATGATCTGCCCCGAAACTGTTCAGGAAAAATAATTAAAAAGAACCTGAAATAA
- the caiE gene encoding carnitine operon protein CaiE translates to MSYYAFEGLIPVVHPEAYVHPSAVLIGDVIVGAGVYIGPLASLRGDYGRLILEAGANLQDGCIMHGYCDTDTIVHENGHIGHGAILHGCVIGRDALVGMNSVIMDGAIIGEESIVAAMSFVKAGFVGAPRQLLVGAPARVKRDVTDEELHWKRLNTQEYQDLAVRCRASLCETQPLTQVEKNRPRLKGTTEVKPKSA, encoded by the coding sequence ATGAGCTATTACGCCTTTGAAGGCCTGATTCCGGTAGTACATCCAGAGGCGTACGTGCATCCCAGCGCCGTGTTGATTGGCGATGTCATCGTCGGCGCCGGCGTCTACATCGGCCCGCTTGCATCGCTGCGCGGCGACTATGGGCGTCTGATTCTTGAGGCGGGCGCTAACCTTCAGGATGGCTGCATCATGCACGGTTATTGCGATACCGACACCATCGTGCATGAAAACGGGCATATCGGGCACGGCGCAATCCTTCACGGCTGCGTGATTGGTCGTGATGCGTTGGTAGGCATGAACAGCGTAATCATGGATGGCGCAATCATCGGCGAAGAAAGTATCGTCGCCGCCATGAGTTTTGTAAAAGCGGGTTTTGTCGGCGCGCCCAGGCAACTGCTGGTTGGCGCGCCTGCGCGCGTCAAACGTGATGTCACGGATGAAGAACTGCACTGGAAACGGCTCAACACGCAGGAATATCAGGATCTCGCGGTACGCTGTCGGGCATCGCTATGTGAAACGCAACCCTTAACCCAGGTCGAAAAGAACCGGCCGCGCCTGAAAGGCACGACGGAGGTGAAGCCAAAATCGGCGTAG
- the carB gene encoding carbamoyl-phosphate synthase large subunit: MPKRTDIKSILILGAGPIVIGQACEFDYSGAQACKALREEGYRVILVNSNPATIMTDPEMADATYIEPIHWEVVRKIIEKERPDAVLPTMGGQTALNCALELERQGVLAEFGVTMIGATADAIDKAEDRRRFDVAMKKIGLDTARSGIAHTMEEALAVAADVGYPCIIRPSFTMGGTGGGIAYNREEFEEICARGLDLSPTNELLIDESLIGWKEYEMEVVRDKNDNCIIVCSIENFDAMGIHTGDSITVAPAQTLTDKEYQIMRNASMAVLREIGVETGGSNVQFAVNPKNGRLIVIEMNPRVSRSSALASKATGFPIAKVAAKLAVGYTLDELMNDITGGRTPASFEPSIDYVVTKIPRFNFEKFAGSNDRLTTQMKSVGEVMAIGRTQQESLQKALRGLEVGAAGFDPKVSLDDPEALTKIRRELKDAGAERIWYIADAFRAGLSVDGVFNLTNIDRWFLVQIEELVRLEEKVAELGITGLDADFLRMLKRKGFADARLAKLAGVREAEVRKLRDQFNLHPVYKRVDTCAAEFATDTAYMYSTYEDECEANPNQDRDKIMVLGGGPNRIGQGIEFDYCCVHASLALREDGYETIMVNCNPETVSTDYDTSDRLYFEPVTLEDVLEIVRVEKPKGVIVQYGGQTPLKLARALEAAGVPVIGTSPDAIDRAEDRERFQQAVDRLKLKQPANATVTAIEQAVEKAKEIGYPLVVRPSYVLGGRAMEIVYDEADLRRYFQTAVSVSNDAPVLLDRFLDDAVEVDVDAICDGEMVLIGGIMEHIEQAGVHSGDSACSLPAYTLSKEIQDVMRQQVQKLAFELQVRGLMNVQFAVKDNEVYLIEVNPRAARTVPFVSKATGLPLAKVAARVMAGKSLTEQGVTKEIIPPYYSVKEVVLPFNKFPGVDPLLGPEMRSTGEVMGVGRTFAEAFAKAQLGSSSTMKKSGRALLSVREGDKERVVDLAAKLLKQGFELDATHGTAIVLGEAGINPRLVNKVHEGRPHIQDRIKNGEYTYIINTTAGRQAIEDSKLIRRSALQYKVHYDTTLNGGFATTMALNADATEKVISVQEMHAQITK, translated from the coding sequence ATGCCAAAACGTACAGACATAAAAAGTATCCTGATTCTGGGTGCGGGCCCGATTGTTATCGGCCAGGCGTGTGAGTTTGACTACTCTGGCGCCCAGGCGTGTAAAGCGCTGCGCGAAGAAGGTTATCGCGTCATCCTGGTGAACTCTAACCCCGCGACCATCATGACCGACCCGGAAATGGCCGATGCGACCTACATCGAGCCGATTCACTGGGAAGTGGTGCGTAAAATTATTGAGAAAGAGCGCCCGGATGCGGTGCTGCCGACGATGGGCGGCCAGACGGCGCTGAACTGCGCGCTGGAGCTGGAGCGTCAGGGCGTGCTGGCTGAGTTCGGCGTGACCATGATTGGCGCCACTGCCGATGCGATTGATAAAGCCGAAGATCGCCGCCGTTTCGATGTGGCGATGAAGAAAATCGGCCTCGACACTGCCCGCTCCGGTATTGCGCATACGATGGAAGAGGCGCTGGCGGTTGCCGCTGACGTCGGTTATCCGTGCATTATCCGTCCATCCTTTACGATGGGCGGCACCGGCGGCGGTATTGCCTACAACCGCGAAGAGTTCGAAGAAATTTGCGCGCGCGGTCTGGATCTCTCCCCAACCAACGAACTGCTGATAGATGAGTCGCTGATTGGCTGGAAAGAGTACGAAATGGAAGTGGTGCGTGATAAGAACGACAACTGCATTATCGTCTGTTCCATTGAGAACTTTGACGCGATGGGCATCCACACCGGTGATTCCATCACAGTGGCTCCGGCGCAAACGCTGACGGACAAAGAGTACCAAATCATGCGTAACGCCTCGATGGCGGTACTGCGTGAAATCGGCGTGGAAACCGGCGGTTCCAACGTTCAGTTTGCGGTGAACCCGAAAAACGGTCGTCTGATTGTTATCGAAATGAACCCGCGCGTCTCCCGCTCCTCGGCGCTGGCGTCAAAAGCCACCGGCTTCCCGATTGCCAAAGTGGCGGCGAAACTGGCGGTGGGTTACACCCTCGATGAACTGATGAACGACATCACCGGCGGCCGTACTCCGGCATCGTTCGAACCGTCCATCGACTACGTTGTCACCAAAATTCCTCGCTTCAACTTTGAAAAATTCGCGGGCAGCAACGACCGTCTCACCACCCAGATGAAATCCGTCGGCGAAGTGATGGCGATTGGCCGCACTCAGCAGGAATCCTTACAGAAAGCGCTGCGCGGCCTGGAAGTGGGCGCCGCCGGTTTTGACCCGAAAGTGAGCCTGGATGACCCGGAAGCGCTGACCAAAATTCGTCGCGAGCTGAAAGATGCGGGCGCCGAGCGTATCTGGTACATCGCTGATGCGTTCCGCGCGGGGCTGTCTGTCGATGGCGTCTTTAACCTGACCAACATCGACCGCTGGTTCCTGGTGCAGATTGAAGAACTGGTTCGTCTGGAAGAAAAAGTGGCGGAGCTTGGCATCACCGGCCTCGACGCTGACTTCCTGCGGATGCTGAAGCGCAAAGGCTTCGCCGATGCGCGCCTGGCTAAACTGGCGGGCGTGCGCGAAGCGGAAGTGCGCAAACTGCGCGACCAGTTCAACCTGCACCCGGTTTACAAGCGCGTGGATACCTGTGCGGCGGAATTTGCTACCGACACCGCCTACATGTACTCCACTTATGAAGATGAGTGCGAAGCGAATCCGAACCAGGATCGCGACAAAATCATGGTGCTCGGCGGCGGCCCGAACCGTATCGGCCAGGGGATTGAATTTGACTATTGCTGCGTACACGCCTCGCTGGCGCTGCGCGAAGACGGTTACGAGACCATTATGGTCAACTGTAACCCGGAAACGGTCTCCACCGACTACGACACCTCCGACCGCCTGTACTTCGAGCCGGTCACGCTGGAAGATGTGCTGGAAATCGTGCGCGTCGAGAAACCGAAAGGCGTCATCGTACAGTACGGCGGCCAGACTCCGCTGAAACTGGCGCGCGCGCTGGAAGCGGCAGGCGTGCCGGTTATCGGCACCAGCCCGGATGCGATTGACCGCGCGGAAGACCGTGAGCGCTTCCAGCAGGCGGTTGACCGTCTGAAACTGAAACAGCCTGCTAACGCCACCGTGACGGCGATTGAACAGGCCGTTGAGAAGGCAAAAGAGATTGGCTATCCGCTGGTGGTTCGCCCGTCCTACGTGCTGGGCGGCCGCGCGATGGAAATCGTTTACGACGAAGCTGACCTGCGTCGTTACTTCCAGACCGCAGTCAGCGTCTCTAACGATGCGCCGGTACTGCTGGACCGCTTCCTTGATGACGCGGTGGAAGTGGATGTGGATGCTATCTGCGACGGCGAAATGGTGCTGATTGGCGGCATCATGGAACACATCGAACAGGCGGGCGTGCACTCCGGTGACTCCGCATGTTCTCTGCCGGCCTACACGTTAAGCAAAGAGATTCAGGACGTGATGCGCCAGCAGGTGCAGAAGCTGGCCTTTGAGTTGCAGGTGCGTGGTCTGATGAACGTGCAGTTCGCGGTGAAAGACAACGAAGTCTACCTGATTGAAGTGAACCCGCGTGCGGCGCGTACCGTACCGTTCGTCTCCAAAGCGACCGGCTTACCGCTGGCGAAAGTGGCGGCGCGCGTGATGGCGGGCAAATCGCTGACCGAGCAGGGCGTGACGAAAGAAATCATCCCGCCGTACTACTCGGTGAAAGAAGTGGTGCTGCCGTTCAACAAATTCCCGGGCGTTGACCCGCTGTTAGGGCCAGAAATGCGCTCTACCGGGGAAGTGATGGGCGTCGGCCGCACCTTCGCTGAAGCGTTCGCCAAAGCACAGCTTGGCAGCAGCTCGACGATGAAGAAATCGGGCCGTGCACTGCTCTCCGTTCGTGAAGGCGACAAAGAACGCGTGGTGGACCTGGCGGCGAAGCTGCTGAAACAGGGCTTCGAACTGGATGCGACTCACGGTACGGCGATTGTGCTGGGTGAGGCGGGCATCAACCCGCGTCTGGTCAACAAGGTGCATGAAGGTCGTCCGCACATTCAGGACCGTATCAAGAATGGCGAATACACCTACATCATCAACACCACCGCAGGTCGTCAGGCGATTGAGGACTCTAAACTGATTCGCCGCAGCGCGTTGCAGTATAAAGTGCATTACGACACGACCCTGAACGGCGGCTTCGCCACGACGATGGCGCTGAACGCCGATGCGACTGAAAAGGTGATCTCCGTACAGGAAATGCACGCGCAAATTACGAAGTAA